In a single window of the Acidobacteriota bacterium genome:
- a CDS encoding adenylosuccinate synthase: MIIVIIGAQWGDEGKGKVVDLLADRFDVVSRYQGGHNAGHSVYVGDKAFVLRLLPSGIIHPDKICVLGNGMVIDPKAFFEEVDQIEEKGVSVSPDRLKVSSRAHLIMPYHRALDHTSEERLGNEKIGTTLRGIGPAYEDKAGRRGIRVADAMDPELLKLRVERNLEEANRIIVLYGHQPLRADEILEEISPLVERLRPFVCETSHFLAEARKANKKVLLEGAQATLLDVDHGTYPFVTSSNPTAGGASVGAGIPPHHITGVLGIVRTYATRVGEGPFPTEMLDSEEEMANLIRERGNEYGSVTKRPRRCGWFDAVATKYAAELNGFDSIALTKLDVLDALEKIKVCVGYQMNGERIDTLPAVASELRQIEPVYETLPGWMTDTVGTTEFSELPEKARDYVRFLSEKVGVEIGLISTGPERDQTIIIGDSTMESWFSSN; the protein is encoded by the coding sequence ATGATAATCGTAATAATTGGTGCCCAGTGGGGCGATGAGGGAAAGGGGAAGGTGGTCGATCTGCTCGCCGATCGTTTTGACGTTGTATCGCGTTATCAGGGCGGCCACAATGCGGGCCATAGCGTATACGTCGGCGATAAAGCGTTTGTATTAAGGCTATTGCCGTCGGGCATCATCCATCCGGACAAGATTTGTGTGCTGGGCAATGGCATGGTCATCGACCCGAAAGCGTTTTTCGAAGAGGTCGATCAGATCGAGGAAAAAGGCGTTTCCGTTTCGCCCGACCGTTTAAAGGTCTCGTCGCGTGCGCATCTGATAATGCCATATCACCGTGCGCTCGACCACACTTCGGAAGAGCGGCTCGGTAATGAAAAGATCGGCACCACGCTCCGCGGTATAGGGCCGGCGTATGAGGATAAGGCCGGACGGCGGGGAATTCGCGTAGCTGATGCGATGGACCCGGAATTGTTGAAACTCCGCGTCGAGCGAAATCTCGAAGAAGCGAACCGCATCATTGTGCTTTACGGCCATCAGCCGCTGCGGGCCGACGAGATACTCGAAGAGATCTCACCGCTCGTAGAACGCCTAAGGCCTTTTGTATGCGAAACTTCGCACTTTCTTGCTGAGGCCCGCAAAGCCAACAAGAAGGTTCTTCTCGAGGGAGCTCAGGCGACTCTGCTCGACGTCGATCACGGCACCTATCCTTTCGTTACGTCCTCAAATCCGACTGCCGGCGGAGCATCGGTCGGAGCGGGAATACCGCCGCATCACATTACGGGAGTTCTTGGCATCGTTCGCACCTACGCTACTCGCGTCGGTGAAGGACCGTTCCCGACCGAAATGCTTGATTCCGAAGAAGAGATGGCGAACCTGATCCGTGAACGCGGCAACGAATACGGCTCGGTAACAAAACGTCCGCGGCGATGCGGATGGTTTGACGCGGTGGCGACAAAGTACGCTGCAGAGCTTAACGGATTTGATTCTATTGCTCTCACTAAACTCGACGTGCTTGACGCACTGGAAAAAATAAAGGTTTGCGTCGGTTATCAGATGAACGGCGAGCGAATTGATACGCTTCCTGCCGTTGCAAGCGAACTTCGCCAGATCGAGCCCGTCTATGAAACTCTGCCCGGCTGGATGACGGATACTGTTGGCACAACGGAGTTTTCTGAGCTGCCTGAAAAGGCACGCGATTATGTCAGATTTCTTTCGGAAAAGGTGGGCGTCGAGATCGGATTGATATCCACAGGTCCCGAACGCGACCAGACTATCATTATCGGCGACTCGACGATGGAGTCGTGGTTCAGCAGTAATTGA
- a CDS encoding YihA family ribosome biogenesis GTP-binding protein has product MRISNVRFIKSAFKAADHIRDGKPEIAFLGRSNVGKSSLINSLLQRKGLAKTSNTPGRTQAINYFEVNDSFYFVDLPGYGYAKVSKTMRQDWGKMAESYLSDSDSLVLNIQLIDSRHGPTPLDLQLFEWLRDNDKPNLVVATKADKISRNELTTNLAAARKAMPDANIIAYSSKTGTGRDDIWSHIENSIAQWKK; this is encoded by the coding sequence ATGAGAATTTCAAACGTCAGATTCATCAAGAGTGCGTTCAAAGCCGCTGACCACATCCGAGATGGAAAGCCGGAGATCGCTTTCCTCGGCAGATCGAATGTCGGCAAATCGTCGTTGATAAACTCGCTCTTGCAGAGAAAAGGCCTCGCGAAAACTTCTAACACGCCCGGACGCACACAGGCGATCAATTATTTTGAGGTGAACGATAGTTTTTATTTCGTCGATCTGCCCGGTTATGGCTACGCAAAGGTTTCAAAGACGATGAGGCAGGATTGGGGGAAAATGGCGGAAAGCTATCTTTCTGACAGCGATTCGCTGGTTTTGAACATCCAACTGATAGATTCGCGTCACGGTCCTACACCACTCGATCTGCAGCTTTTCGAATGGCTTCGTGATAACGACAAGCCGAATCTTGTTGTTGCTACAAAGGCGGACAAGATAAGCCGCAATGAACTGACGACCAATTTAGCCGCCGCAAGAAAGGCGATGCCGGACGCTAACATCATCGCCTATTCATCCAAGACAGGCACGGGCAGAGATGACATTTGGAGTCATATAGAAAACAGTATTGCACAATGGAAAAAATAG
- the lon gene encoding endopeptidase La — MQEFSDQMPSDIELFPMVPIRDVVIFPFSKVAFKIGRAASVMALERAMAGERHIFLATQHDATIDEPAAEQVFEVGTIGRIVQAQRLDNGQIKVVVEGRSRGFANRILKDENGMFHAYVRRLASTEESGYRTDGLLQKIHSLIENLMRMSADSYTDALANAVRGTTSGQIADSISSQLKINVADKQLLLETTSVPERLSLVIEFLEAEVEKRNLDRDIHARTKKAMDKHQREYYLNEQIKAIHQELGRKDEKAELEELKQKVLDSGMTDEAREKALQEFQRLEAMPPMSAESTVSRTFLDWLINVPWKERSEELEDLNEAENILDEDHYGLDKIKERILEFLAVRQLVKNPKGTILCFVGAPGVGKTSLGKSIARATGRKFVRLALGGVHDEAEIRGHRRTYIGSMPGQIIQLMKRAGTTNPVMLLDEVDKLGRDYRGDPSSALLEVLDPEQNTTFRDHYLDVDYDLSHVFFIATANVLHTIPPPLLDRLEILHLSGYTEREKLEIAKRHLVPKQCENTGVAADRVSFTDEGILELVRHYTREAGVRNLEREIGSCLRKIARQLIKVEDRDNFRVVIDPEKVNELLGAIRFRKQDVARASEIGLVNGLAWTEAGGDVLQVEATLVKGKGEITLTGKLGEVMQESAKAALTCVRTRAEKLGLDPVDFKEKDLHIHVPEGAIPKDGPSAGITIATAMVSVMTGQPVRFDVAMTGEITLRGKVLPIGGVKEKLLAAHRYGLKTIILSRENQKDLADIPDEVRDDLAIHLVDSFDEVLELALEKQVATDASASAAVWNADTAGTQAASPVE, encoded by the coding sequence ATGCAGGAATTTTCAGATCAAATGCCGTCGGATATTGAACTTTTTCCGATGGTCCCAATTCGCGACGTTGTCATCTTTCCTTTCTCAAAGGTGGCGTTCAAGATAGGACGGGCTGCGTCGGTGATGGCGTTGGAGCGTGCGATGGCCGGCGAGCGGCACATCTTTCTCGCGACACAGCACGACGCAACAATTGACGAGCCCGCAGCAGAACAGGTGTTTGAAGTCGGGACCATCGGGCGCATCGTTCAGGCGCAGCGGTTGGACAATGGCCAAATAAAGGTTGTCGTAGAAGGGCGCTCCCGCGGATTCGCTAACCGTATCCTAAAGGACGAAAACGGGATGTTTCATGCCTATGTGCGGCGGCTTGCCTCGACCGAAGAGTCCGGTTACCGCACTGACGGCCTTCTGCAAAAGATCCACTCGTTGATCGAGAATCTGATGCGAATGTCGGCCGATTCGTACACTGACGCATTGGCGAACGCGGTCAGAGGAACTACGTCCGGACAAATTGCCGACTCGATCTCGTCGCAGCTAAAAATAAACGTTGCAGATAAACAACTGCTCCTGGAAACGACGTCTGTTCCTGAACGCCTTTCGCTCGTCATCGAGTTTCTAGAGGCCGAAGTTGAGAAACGCAACCTCGACAGAGATATCCACGCCCGCACAAAGAAGGCGATGGACAAACATCAGCGTGAGTATTATCTCAACGAACAGATAAAGGCCATTCATCAGGAGCTTGGCCGAAAGGACGAAAAGGCCGAACTCGAGGAACTGAAACAGAAAGTTCTCGATTCGGGAATGACCGACGAGGCACGCGAAAAGGCTCTGCAGGAGTTTCAACGACTCGAGGCCATGCCGCCGATGTCCGCGGAAAGCACGGTTTCGAGGACATTCTTGGATTGGCTGATAAACGTTCCGTGGAAAGAACGTTCTGAAGAACTCGAAGACCTGAACGAAGCCGAAAACATTCTGGACGAGGACCACTACGGTCTGGATAAGATAAAGGAACGTATCCTCGAATTCCTCGCAGTGCGTCAGCTTGTCAAGAATCCAAAAGGTACGATTCTCTGTTTCGTCGGTGCGCCGGGCGTCGGAAAAACAAGCCTGGGCAAATCAATTGCACGTGCGACGGGGCGAAAGTTCGTACGGCTCGCCCTTGGCGGAGTCCATGACGAAGCGGAGATACGCGGCCATAGACGAACGTACATCGGCTCTATGCCGGGACAGATAATCCAACTGATGAAGCGAGCGGGAACGACAAATCCCGTGATGCTGCTCGATGAGGTTGATAAACTCGGCCGCGATTACCGCGGCGATCCGAGCTCGGCCCTTCTTGAGGTGCTGGACCCGGAGCAGAATACTACGTTCAGGGATCATTACCTGGACGTGGACTATGACCTGTCGCACGTGTTTTTTATTGCGACCGCAAATGTACTGCACACGATACCGCCGCCGCTGCTGGATCGTCTGGAAATTCTCCACCTGTCCGGTTATACGGAAAGAGAAAAGCTTGAGATCGCAAAACGCCATCTTGTGCCGAAACAATGCGAGAACACCGGCGTTGCAGCTGACCGCGTCAGTTTTACTGATGAAGGCATTCTCGAGCTAGTGCGTCATTACACCCGCGAAGCAGGTGTGCGCAATTTGGAACGCGAGATAGGCTCGTGTCTCAGAAAGATAGCTCGTCAACTGATCAAGGTCGAGGATCGCGATAATTTCCGAGTTGTCATCGATCCCGAAAAAGTAAATGAACTGCTCGGTGCCATTAGATTCCGAAAACAGGACGTTGCGAGGGCCAGCGAGATAGGGCTTGTTAACGGCCTTGCATGGACGGAAGCCGGGGGCGACGTTCTGCAGGTCGAGGCAACTCTCGTAAAAGGTAAGGGTGAGATCACTCTGACAGGGAAGCTGGGCGAGGTGATGCAGGAATCGGCAAAAGCGGCGCTTACGTGCGTGCGAACCCGTGCGGAGAAGCTCGGTCTCGACCCTGTCGATTTCAAAGAAAAGGATCTGCATATACACGTGCCCGAGGGTGCTATTCCAAAGGACGGCCCGAGTGCGGGCATCACGATCGCAACCGCGATGGTCTCGGTGATGACCGGCCAGCCTGTCCGTTTCGATGTCGCAATGACGGGTGAGATAACGCTTCGCGGCAAGGTGCTGCCGATCGGCGGTGTGAAGGAGAAGCTGCTCGCGGCCCATCGCTACGGGCTCAAAACCATAATTCTGTCACGCGAAAATCAAAAAGATCTTGCGGATATTCCCGACGAGGTTCGCGACGACCTGGCGATACATCTTGTTGATTCATTTGATGAGGTTCTCGAACTTGCTCTTGAAAAGCAGGTGGCGACCGATGCTTCCGCCTCTGCTGCGGTTTGGAACGCGGACACTGCCGGGACCCAAGCGGCTTCGCCGGTCGAATAG
- the rho gene encoding transcription termination factor Rho has translation MATRTTQSRRPKADKANGQEMEELENGMESEDVENAEETSTKSERTASGDGVLNLAGLKDMSISELTHLAKEMGIENATGLRKQELIFKILADQTEKSGLIFSEGVLETLPDGFGFLRAPEYNYLPGPDDIYVSPSQIRKFDLRTGDTVSGQIRPPKEGERYFALIKVEAINFEAPEQSREKVFFDNLTPLYPDEQLIMETTPDNVSARVIDLVTPIGKGQRALIVAPPRTGKTMLLQTIANSITENHPEVTLIVLLIDERPEEVTDMQRSVRGEVISSTFDEPPTRHVQVADMVIEKAKRLVEHKRDVVILLDSITRLARAHNAVVPPSGKILSGGIDSNALQRPKRFFGAARNIEEGGSLTIIATALIDTGSRMDDVIFEEFKGTGNSEIHLDRKLSDKRLFPSIDLQRSGTRKEELLIDKENLNRIWVMRRVLNPLSPVEQMEVVLERLGKTKKNAEFLASMQS, from the coding sequence ATGGCAACCAGAACCACACAGTCAAGAAGGCCCAAGGCCGATAAGGCAAATGGCCAGGAAATGGAAGAGCTCGAAAACGGCATGGAATCCGAGGATGTGGAGAACGCCGAAGAGACCTCAACCAAGTCGGAAAGGACCGCTTCAGGCGACGGCGTGCTCAACCTCGCCGGTCTGAAAGACATGTCGATCAGCGAACTCACCCATCTCGCCAAGGAAATGGGCATCGAGAACGCGACCGGGCTTCGCAAGCAGGAACTCATATTCAAGATCCTCGCCGATCAAACGGAAAAGAGCGGGCTCATTTTTTCGGAGGGCGTTTTGGAGACGCTGCCGGACGGTTTCGGTTTCCTACGAGCTCCTGAATACAACTATTTGCCTGGTCCCGATGACATTTACGTCAGCCCATCGCAGATCCGCAAATTTGATCTGAGGACGGGCGACACCGTCTCGGGACAGATCCGTCCGCCAAAAGAAGGCGAGCGGTATTTTGCCCTTATCAAGGTCGAGGCCATCAATTTTGAGGCTCCGGAACAATCGCGAGAGAAGGTATTCTTCGACAATTTGACGCCGCTCTATCCTGACGAACAGCTGATAATGGAGACGACGCCGGACAATGTGTCGGCTCGTGTGATCGACCTCGTAACGCCGATCGGGAAGGGACAGCGTGCATTGATCGTCGCTCCGCCGAGAACCGGTAAGACGATGCTTTTGCAGACCATCGCCAACTCCATAACTGAGAATCATCCTGAGGTTACGCTGATCGTACTGCTGATCGACGAACGGCCTGAAGAGGTCACGGACATGCAGCGTTCGGTCCGAGGCGAAGTTATCTCATCGACATTTGATGAGCCTCCGACCCGTCACGTACAGGTTGCGGATATGGTCATCGAGAAGGCAAAGCGCTTGGTCGAGCACAAGCGCGACGTAGTTATACTGCTTGACTCGATCACGCGTCTTGCACGCGCCCATAATGCCGTCGTGCCGCCATCAGGCAAGATCCTTTCAGGCGGTATCGATTCGAATGCACTGCAGAGGCCAAAGCGTTTCTTTGGTGCGGCCCGAAATATCGAGGAAGGCGGCTCACTGACCATTATCGCGACCGCTCTTATCGACACGGGTTCGCGTATGGACGACGTCATTTTCGAAGAGTTCAAAGGAACCGGCAACAGCGAGATCCATCTCGATCGTAAGCTTTCAGACAAACGCCTGTTTCCGTCGATCGATCTGCAGCGTTCAGGCACCCGTAAGGAAGAACTCCTCATCGATAAAGAAAATCTCAATCGCATCTGGGTCATGCGGCGTGTTCTTAACCCGCTGTCGCCGGTCGAGCAAATGGAAGTAGTGCTCGAACGTCTCGGCAAGACCAAGAAGAATGCCGAATTCCTTGCGTCGATGCAGTCTTAG
- a CDS encoding glycogen synthase: MRVAVISAEAVPYSKTGGLGDVAGALPKALKQIGVDAFLITPCYWQTKGEYLWHVAIDDLWLTWRGRPYHAKAFYSEANGSPTFLIDAPSMFHRDSIYGYTEDYERFAFFNHAALELIKRLGAPPDIVHLNDWHCGFAAVELASARRSDPYWRRTRSVFSIHNMAYQGGFGLGELPALGFTSSFARSAFSFNGYASAMKAGLEVTDTLSTVSNRYAHEIQTEEFGHGLEWLTRRRADRLIGITNGVDFDVWDPASDPEIAVKFNINDLSGKAECKRDLLERFSLPVELERPIYASVTRLTSQKGVELIRQGAADILAAGGFFIALGSGEKDSEKFLQALRDYAPSRVGVYIGYNESLAHVIEAGADIFLMPSKFEPCGLNQMYSLRYGTVPIVRAVGGLDDTVENWNAVTETGNGFKFGPYRADKLLEKIYEARFAYEDKAAWAKIRRNGMSIDNSWENAAGKYVGLYNWTIG, encoded by the coding sequence ATGCGCGTAGCCGTAATTTCAGCTGAAGCAGTCCCATATTCCAAGACCGGCGGACTTGGCGATGTTGCGGGAGCACTGCCAAAGGCTCTGAAGCAGATCGGCGTAGACGCGTTCCTGATCACTCCCTGTTATTGGCAGACAAAGGGCGAGTATCTTTGGCATGTCGCCATTGACGACCTGTGGCTGACCTGGCGGGGACGTCCGTATCACGCAAAAGCTTTCTACAGCGAAGCAAATGGTTCGCCAACGTTCCTTATTGACGCTCCATCGATGTTCCACCGCGATTCGATCTACGGTTATACCGAAGACTATGAGCGGTTCGCGTTTTTCAACCACGCTGCCTTGGAGCTGATAAAACGTCTTGGCGCTCCGCCCGACATAGTTCATTTGAATGACTGGCATTGCGGTTTTGCGGCAGTCGAGCTGGCTTCAGCTAGGCGGAGTGATCCTTATTGGCGGCGGACCCGAAGCGTTTTTTCCATACACAATATGGCCTATCAGGGAGGTTTTGGTTTGGGGGAATTGCCTGCTTTAGGTTTTACTTCAAGTTTCGCGAGAAGTGCCTTTAGTTTCAACGGATACGCCTCTGCTATGAAGGCGGGACTTGAAGTGACCGACACGCTTTCAACCGTATCGAACCGCTACGCTCACGAGATACAGACCGAAGAATTTGGGCATGGATTGGAGTGGTTAACGCGTCGCAGAGCAGACAGGCTGATCGGGATCACGAACGGCGTGGATTTTGACGTCTGGGACCCGGCGTCCGATCCCGAAATTGCCGTGAAATTCAACATCAATGACCTCAGCGGCAAGGCCGAATGCAAGCGCGATCTTTTGGAGCGGTTCTCGCTTCCCGTGGAACTCGAAAGGCCGATCTACGCAAGCGTAACGCGGCTGACCTCCCAAAAAGGTGTAGAGCTGATACGTCAGGGAGCGGCTGATATTTTGGCCGCGGGCGGGTTTTTCATTGCCCTCGGTTCCGGCGAAAAGGACTCTGAAAAATTCCTGCAAGCGTTACGAGACTACGCACCTTCGCGCGTAGGGGTGTATATCGGCTACAATGAATCCCTGGCACACGTGATCGAGGCAGGAGCAGACATCTTTTTGATGCCGTCCAAATTCGAGCCCTGCGGACTGAATCAGATGTACAGCCTGCGTTACGGCACTGTTCCGATCGTTCGGGCAGTGGGCGGACTCGACGATACAGTAGAGAATTGGAACGCCGTGACAGAAACTGGAAACGGCTTCAAATTCGGGCCGTATCGGGCTGATAAATTGCTCGAAAAGATCTACGAGGCCCGCTTTGCCTACGAGGACAAGGCAGCGTGGGCCAAGATCCGGCGAAACGGCATGTCGATAGACAATTCGTGGGAAAATGCTGCGGGTAAATATGTGGGCCTTTATAACTGGACCATCGGTTAA
- a CDS encoding CHAT domain-containing protein — protein sequence MYSKVFPTTGRFMETGLLLYLFFITAAFGQTGLTKAQLALWDGGWEDAIETAQVDAADYEKKDDLERVFLSYDTKAKALIALARYAEVEATANRTFEYLRESSAPPRLFALTHLTLAESYRSEKKIPQSIEELNKALQLAPLDREIQAGYNLGVGRAFFKAGYDISAILWLEKAERLFENQPVSEGKLDTYRFLALAWSAKLNYSKSLDYFRILVDASERTVHKSRFRQALFEYASALNATGQNHRSLAVYEKGLSASLNSKGRRQARDFLSSLLLDALYRHEIIKAKEYHRRLTDLDSDDGYLQERLVGEAVVHAFEGRQEASDRTFRELEKIEKTSKFLISNWKIIIAEYSRDWQTVIGLSKELLDLIVKSNFREDLPQVYLSLATAYFHTNRKRECLEYLEKAISLIEEIRASENGALSLGLADTFHTAYRLLTQIHSEQPQLALQSSDYLKGRILRDRIDGAISRPRPGLSPELRRRAGELSAEFVRTTSAYGKLEEFEQSVTMALPRLALAKVDLAKLDQIPDLENVAIVSYSFALDGRLSAFVWEKGMSVRSVEVSVTEVELAKDVEEAHKKIKNSIFFKRDGKELYDKLLKPLALTSKHLVIIPDKHLWKLPFQALSPDGERYLIEEKLVSFSPSVSLLLENLSQPKPNRRTIRAFSNSSFNDLKLRFADSEAFSVAGLYGSPNLAATAADLRRHSGNADIIHLSMHAQVDGEQPLESFLAFRAAGSHDGRVTVNDLLGLSFKKGSLVFLASCDTNNVLNGEGLVSLAWGAMGAGATTVISAQWEANDKFTGTFTKSFYGYYRQGFPAGVALQKASIDLIRNKSGNMHEPYYWADFTLLGDYR from the coding sequence ATGTATTCCAAGGTTTTCCCGACGACAGGCCGGTTTATGGAGACCGGCTTGTTACTCTACTTATTCTTCATAACGGCGGCCTTTGGTCAGACTGGATTGACAAAAGCTCAACTAGCCCTTTGGGATGGCGGTTGGGAGGATGCTATCGAAACTGCTCAGGTCGATGCTGCCGACTATGAAAAAAAAGACGATCTCGAGCGGGTCTTTTTAAGTTACGACACGAAAGCGAAGGCCCTGATCGCGCTGGCTCGCTATGCAGAAGTCGAGGCCACTGCGAATAGAACCTTCGAATATTTGCGGGAGAGCTCGGCACCGCCTCGTCTTTTCGCGCTAACGCATCTAACGCTCGCCGAATCGTATCGATCCGAAAAGAAAATTCCGCAGTCGATCGAGGAACTCAACAAGGCCCTACAGCTAGCGCCACTCGACCGCGAAATCCAGGCCGGATACAACTTAGGCGTCGGGCGAGCTTTTTTTAAGGCCGGCTACGATATTTCGGCAATATTGTGGCTCGAGAAGGCCGAAAGGCTTTTCGAAAACCAGCCTGTCTCTGAAGGAAAGCTTGACACCTACAGATTTCTGGCCCTCGCCTGGTCAGCGAAACTGAACTACTCAAAAAGCCTGGACTACTTCCGCATCTTGGTGGACGCATCCGAACGAACCGTTCATAAAAGCAGGTTTCGGCAGGCACTCTTCGAGTATGCTTCGGCTCTCAACGCCACCGGACAAAATCACCGGTCCTTAGCTGTATATGAAAAAGGCCTGAGCGCCTCGTTAAATAGTAAAGGTCGTCGACAAGCTCGAGATTTCTTGTCGTCGCTCCTTTTGGACGCCCTTTATCGCCACGAGATTATTAAGGCAAAGGAATACCATCGGCGTTTGACAGATCTGGACTCCGATGATGGGTACTTGCAGGAACGTCTGGTGGGTGAAGCTGTTGTTCACGCATTTGAAGGACGACAGGAAGCGTCCGACCGGACCTTCAGGGAGCTTGAGAAGATCGAGAAGACCTCCAAGTTTTTGATTTCAAACTGGAAGATAATAATCGCGGAGTATTCCCGAGACTGGCAGACCGTCATCGGACTGAGTAAAGAATTGCTCGATTTGATCGTCAAGAGTAATTTTCGAGAGGACTTGCCCCAGGTATATTTATCGCTTGCGACGGCGTACTTCCATACAAACCGGAAGCGAGAGTGTCTTGAGTACTTGGAAAAAGCGATCAGTCTGATCGAAGAGATTCGAGCCTCAGAAAATGGCGCCCTGTCATTAGGCCTGGCTGATACCTTTCATACCGCCTATCGCCTCCTCACTCAAATCCATTCCGAACAACCGCAACTGGCACTACAGTCAAGTGACTATCTGAAAGGCAGAATCCTAAGGGACCGGATAGATGGTGCGATCAGCCGACCCCGGCCGGGATTGTCGCCGGAGCTACGGCGCCGCGCGGGCGAGCTTTCTGCGGAGTTTGTACGTACTACCTCTGCTTACGGGAAACTCGAGGAATTTGAGCAATCGGTCACGATGGCGCTCCCTCGGCTAGCTTTAGCCAAGGTTGACCTTGCCAAGTTAGATCAGATTCCGGACCTCGAAAATGTGGCAATTGTTTCATACTCCTTTGCACTTGACGGACGGCTCAGTGCGTTTGTATGGGAAAAAGGAATGTCAGTGAGATCGGTTGAAGTTTCAGTCACTGAGGTCGAACTAGCGAAGGATGTTGAGGAAGCTCACAAAAAGATAAAGAACTCAATATTCTTCAAAAGAGACGGCAAGGAACTTTATGACAAACTTTTGAAACCGCTTGCTCTCACCTCAAAGCATCTCGTCATCATCCCGGACAAACATCTCTGGAAACTTCCATTTCAAGCCTTAAGTCCCGATGGGGAACGTTACCTCATTGAGGAGAAGCTCGTCAGTTTTTCGCCTTCGGTTTCGCTATTGCTCGAGAACCTGAGCCAACCAAAGCCGAACAGACGAACTATTAGAGCATTCTCTAATTCCTCGTTCAACGATCTCAAGCTGCGGTTCGCAGATTCCGAAGCGTTTAGCGTAGCTGGTCTCTACGGATCGCCTAACCTTGCTGCTACCGCGGCTGATCTTCGACGGCATTCGGGTAACGCTGACATTATTCATCTTTCAATGCATGCTCAGGTCGATGGTGAACAACCGCTTGAATCCTTCCTTGCCTTCCGAGCGGCCGGATCCCACGATGGCCGCGTTACGGTCAACGATCTTCTAGGTCTTAGCTTCAAGAAAGGCAGTCTCGTATTTCTGGCTTCGTGCGACACGAACAATGTGCTAAACGGCGAAGGCCTCGTTAGCCTTGCCTGGGGAGCGATGGGCGCTGGGGCCACGACCGTAATTTCAGCACAGTGGGAGGCGAACGACAAATTCACTGGGACTTTCACAAAATCATTTTACGGGTACTATCGGCAGGGATTCCCCGCAGGTGTAGCCCTGCAAAAAGCATCGATAGACCTGATCAGAAACAAATCCGGTAATATGCACGAACCATACTACTGGGCGGATTTCACTTTACTTGGCGACTACCGCTGA